In Populus alba chromosome 1, ASM523922v2, whole genome shotgun sequence, a single window of DNA contains:
- the LOC118038163 gene encoding protein SPA1-RELATED 3 isoform X2: MSSLRHRVLPPQLLLKWPKEASFCLWLLHPEPSSRPKMGELLQSEFLNEPRDYLEEREAAIQLRERIEEQELLLEFLLPMQQRKQDAANKLQDTVSLLCADIEEVTKHQTFLKKKGSTCKERGEGDHLASNLPPLNIYDIDDSSSLGSRKRFCSGLRILNIEGCDDNLDEGRNSDTFVESQESPLFRSSRLMKNFKKLESAYFLTRSKPVRPPGKPPFVRNSPVSGDGRGSIAVTERSSINSLAPKDRFIEGRQSGWISPFLEGLCKYLSYSKLKVKADLKQGDLLNSSNLVCSLSFDRDGEFFATAGVNKKIKVFECDTIINEARDIHYPVVEMVSRSKLSSICWNRYITSQIASSNFEGVVQVWDVTRSQVVTEMREHERRVWSIDFSSADPTMLASGSDDGSVKLWSINQGVSIGSIKTKANVCSVQFPMDSSRSIAFGSADHRIYYYDLRNSKVPLCTLIGHNKTVSYVKFVDTTNLVSASTDNTLKLWDLSMGTSRVIDSPLQSFTGHMNVKNFVGLSVSDGYIATGSETNEVFVYHKAFPMPVLSFKFNNTDPLSGHEMDDAAQFISSVCWRGQSSTLVAANSTGNIKILEMV; the protein is encoded by the exons ATGTCTAGTCTCAGACATCGGGTTCTTCCTCCTCAATTGCTGCTCAAGTGGCCAAAAGAAGCTTCATTTTGCTTATGGTTACTGCACCCTGAGCCAAGTAGCCGGCCAAAAATGGG AGAATTGCTGCAAAGCGAGTTTCTTAATGAACCAAGAGACTATTTGGAAGAGCGTGAAGCAGCAATACAACTTAGAGAGAGAATAGAGGAGCAGGAATTGTTGCTGGAATTCCTTTTACCAATGCAACAAAGAAAGCAGGATGCAGCTAATAAGTTGCAAGATACTGTTTCTCTTCTATGTGCTGATATTGAAGAAGTCACAAAGCATCAAacttttcttaagaaaaagggAAGCACATGTAAAGAAAGAGGAGAGGGTGATCATTTAGCATCAAATCTCCCTCCCCTTAACATTTATGATATTGACGATTCTTCTAGCTTGGGTTCCCGAAAACGATTTTGCTCAGGTCTTCGAATTCTCAACATAGAGGGATGTGATGATAATCTCGATGAAGGTCGGAACTCAGATACATTTGTAGAATCACAGGAAAGTCCTCTTTTTAGAAGTTCTCGATTGATGAAGAACTTTAAGAAATTAGAGTCAGCATATTTTTTGACAAGATCCAAACCAGTCAGGCCACCAGGGAAACCACCATTTGTTAGAAATTCACCAGTAAGTGGTGATGGGAGAGGTTCCATTGCTGTGACTGAAAGAAGCTCCATAAATAGTTTAGCACCGAAGGATCGGTTTATTGAGGGTAGACAAAGTGGATGGATAAGTCCATTCCTGGAGGGTTTGTGCAAGTATCTATCTTATAGTAAGTTAAAAGTGAAGGCTGACCTGAAGCAAGGGGATTTGTTGAACTCTTCAAACCTAGTCTGCTCTCTTAGTTTTGACCGTGATGGAGAATTTTTCGCTACAGCTGgtgtaaataaaaagattaaagtaTTTGAATGTGACACAATTATAAATGAAGCTCGTGATATCCACTATCCTGTTGTTGAAATGGTAAGTAGGTCAAAGCTAAGCAGCATATGTTGGAACAGATATATTACAAGCCAAATTGCTTCAAGTAACTTTGAGGGTGTGGTGCAG GTATGGGATGTTACAAGGAGTCAAGTGGTAACAGAAATGAGAGAGCATGAGAGGCGTGTGTGGTCCATTGACTTTTCATCAGCAGATCCAACAATGCTGGCTAGTGGGAGTGATGATGGTTCAGTCAAGCTATGGAGTATCAATCAG GGAGTGAGTATTGGTTCCATCAAAACAAAAGCCAATGTCTGCTCTGTTCAGTTTCCCATGGATTCTAGTCGTTCTATTGCATTTGGTTCAGCAGATCATAGAATTTATTACTATGATCTCCGTAACTCAAAAGTTCCTCTGTGTACATTGATTGGACACAATAAAACTGTGAGTTATGTGAAGTTTGTAGATACAACCAATCTTGTTTCTGCTTCCACGGATAACACGCTGAAGCTCTGGGATTTGTCAATGGGCACGTCTAGGGTTATTGATAGCCCCCTTCAATCCTTCACAGGCCACATGAATGTAAAG AACTTCGTGGGTTTGTCTGTATCAGATGGTTACATTGCAACTGGCTCGGAAACAAATGAG GTTTTTGTCTATCACAAGGCTTTCCCTATGCCAGTGCTGTCCTTCAAGTTTAACAACACGGACCCGCTTTCTGGCCATGAAATGGATGACGCTGCACAATTTATTTCTTCTGTCTGTTGGCGTGGCCAGTCATCTACTTTGGTTGCTGCAAATTCTACTGGGAATATCAAAATCTTGGAGATGGTTTGA
- the LOC118038163 gene encoding protein SPA1-RELATED 3 isoform X1, which translates to MCLFWLTCSPRGVTMEGSSESAWQKSGSYRGFNTSVVTNRNLRSASYNSGFRKETDRVVLARQNLKNQAGTLSGVCEDEAAVDHFVQNMEWNDVSLRHWLNKPERSVDEFECLHIFRQIVEVVNVAHSQGIVVHNVRPSCFVISSFNHVSFIESASYSDSGSDSLDDGLNSQTVEVKKSSSFPHDLCEQTSRLQSEDSLPASTPTNALSEASCMQSSSLYAADLPLGEETEENKVLGTRNVEHEEERKQPFPMKQILLMESSWYTSPEEVAGSPSSCASDIYQLGVLLFELFSPFTSREDKSRTMSSLRHRVLPPQLLLKWPKEASFCLWLLHPEPSSRPKMGELLQSEFLNEPRDYLEEREAAIQLRERIEEQELLLEFLLPMQQRKQDAANKLQDTVSLLCADIEEVTKHQTFLKKKGSTCKERGEGDHLASNLPPLNIYDIDDSSSLGSRKRFCSGLRILNIEGCDDNLDEGRNSDTFVESQESPLFRSSRLMKNFKKLESAYFLTRSKPVRPPGKPPFVRNSPVSGDGRGSIAVTERSSINSLAPKDRFIEGRQSGWISPFLEGLCKYLSYSKLKVKADLKQGDLLNSSNLVCSLSFDRDGEFFATAGVNKKIKVFECDTIINEARDIHYPVVEMVSRSKLSSICWNRYITSQIASSNFEGVVQVWDVTRSQVVTEMREHERRVWSIDFSSADPTMLASGSDDGSVKLWSINQGVSIGSIKTKANVCSVQFPMDSSRSIAFGSADHRIYYYDLRNSKVPLCTLIGHNKTVSYVKFVDTTNLVSASTDNTLKLWDLSMGTSRVIDSPLQSFTGHMNVKNFVGLSVSDGYIATGSETNEVFVYHKAFPMPVLSFKFNNTDPLSGHEMDDAAQFISSVCWRGQSSTLVAANSTGNIKILEMV; encoded by the exons ATGTGTTTGTTCTGGCTTACATGCAGCCCAAGGGGGGTAACCATGGAGGGCTCATCTGAGTCTGCTTGGCAGAAGTCTGGTAGTTATAGGGGATTCAATACTTCAGTAGTCACCAACAGGAATCTAAGATCCGCATCTTACAATTCTGGGTTTAGAAAGGAGACTGATAGGGTTGTTCTGGCTcgtcaaaacctaaaaaaccagGCAGGTACTTTATCTGGGGTTTGTGAGGATGAAGCTGCAGTTGACCATTTTGTCCAAAACATGGAGTGGAACGATGTTAGCTTGAGGCATTGGTTGAACAAACCAGAACGGTCTGTTGATGAATTTGAATGTTTGCACATATTTAGGCAAATAGTCGAAGTAGTAAATGTGGCACATTCACAGGGAATTGTTGTTCACAATGTCCGGCCTTCTTGCTTTGTCATATCATCATTTAACCATGTCTCCTTCATCGAGTCCGCTTCTTACTCGGATTCTGGGTCTGACTCTTTGGATGATGGATTGAATAGCCAAACTGTGGAGGttaaaaaatcttcttctttccccCATGACTTGTGCGAGCAGACAAGTAGGTTACAAAGTGAAGATTCTCTACCTGCATCTACTCCAACAAATGCTTTATCGGAAGCCAGTTGCATGCAGTCCAGCTCGCTTTATGCAGCAGACTTACCATTAGGGGAAGAAACAGAAGAAAATAAAGTCCTTGGTACGAGGAACGTTGAacatgaagaagaaaggaaacaaCCATTTCCAATGAAGCAAATATTACTGATGGAGTCCAGTTGGTATACCAGCCCTGAAGAGGTTGCTGGCTCACCAAGCTCTTGTGCTTCAGACATCTACCAATTGGGAGTTCTTCTTTTCGAG CTGTTCAGCCCATTCACTTCAAGGGAAGACAAGAGCAGAACTATGTCTAGTCTCAGACATCGGGTTCTTCCTCCTCAATTGCTGCTCAAGTGGCCAAAAGAAGCTTCATTTTGCTTATGGTTACTGCACCCTGAGCCAAGTAGCCGGCCAAAAATGGG AGAATTGCTGCAAAGCGAGTTTCTTAATGAACCAAGAGACTATTTGGAAGAGCGTGAAGCAGCAATACAACTTAGAGAGAGAATAGAGGAGCAGGAATTGTTGCTGGAATTCCTTTTACCAATGCAACAAAGAAAGCAGGATGCAGCTAATAAGTTGCAAGATACTGTTTCTCTTCTATGTGCTGATATTGAAGAAGTCACAAAGCATCAAacttttcttaagaaaaagggAAGCACATGTAAAGAAAGAGGAGAGGGTGATCATTTAGCATCAAATCTCCCTCCCCTTAACATTTATGATATTGACGATTCTTCTAGCTTGGGTTCCCGAAAACGATTTTGCTCAGGTCTTCGAATTCTCAACATAGAGGGATGTGATGATAATCTCGATGAAGGTCGGAACTCAGATACATTTGTAGAATCACAGGAAAGTCCTCTTTTTAGAAGTTCTCGATTGATGAAGAACTTTAAGAAATTAGAGTCAGCATATTTTTTGACAAGATCCAAACCAGTCAGGCCACCAGGGAAACCACCATTTGTTAGAAATTCACCAGTAAGTGGTGATGGGAGAGGTTCCATTGCTGTGACTGAAAGAAGCTCCATAAATAGTTTAGCACCGAAGGATCGGTTTATTGAGGGTAGACAAAGTGGATGGATAAGTCCATTCCTGGAGGGTTTGTGCAAGTATCTATCTTATAGTAAGTTAAAAGTGAAGGCTGACCTGAAGCAAGGGGATTTGTTGAACTCTTCAAACCTAGTCTGCTCTCTTAGTTTTGACCGTGATGGAGAATTTTTCGCTACAGCTGgtgtaaataaaaagattaaagtaTTTGAATGTGACACAATTATAAATGAAGCTCGTGATATCCACTATCCTGTTGTTGAAATGGTAAGTAGGTCAAAGCTAAGCAGCATATGTTGGAACAGATATATTACAAGCCAAATTGCTTCAAGTAACTTTGAGGGTGTGGTGCAG GTATGGGATGTTACAAGGAGTCAAGTGGTAACAGAAATGAGAGAGCATGAGAGGCGTGTGTGGTCCATTGACTTTTCATCAGCAGATCCAACAATGCTGGCTAGTGGGAGTGATGATGGTTCAGTCAAGCTATGGAGTATCAATCAG GGAGTGAGTATTGGTTCCATCAAAACAAAAGCCAATGTCTGCTCTGTTCAGTTTCCCATGGATTCTAGTCGTTCTATTGCATTTGGTTCAGCAGATCATAGAATTTATTACTATGATCTCCGTAACTCAAAAGTTCCTCTGTGTACATTGATTGGACACAATAAAACTGTGAGTTATGTGAAGTTTGTAGATACAACCAATCTTGTTTCTGCTTCCACGGATAACACGCTGAAGCTCTGGGATTTGTCAATGGGCACGTCTAGGGTTATTGATAGCCCCCTTCAATCCTTCACAGGCCACATGAATGTAAAG AACTTCGTGGGTTTGTCTGTATCAGATGGTTACATTGCAACTGGCTCGGAAACAAATGAG GTTTTTGTCTATCACAAGGCTTTCCCTATGCCAGTGCTGTCCTTCAAGTTTAACAACACGGACCCGCTTTCTGGCCATGAAATGGATGACGCTGCACAATTTATTTCTTCTGTCTGTTGGCGTGGCCAGTCATCTACTTTGGTTGCTGCAAATTCTACTGGGAATATCAAAATCTTGGAGATGGTTTGA
- the LOC118038157 gene encoding probable serine/threonine-protein kinase At1g54610, translating into MGCMCCKPSAIEDSKESPRERLSSKPSSDLRVSRATSSRREEAYRAKDQYDSNDGRTMLIDKQVNGSLRVHGGEHVDRKRDKSEHAVLHHPGMGSIPRATEGEQVAAGWPSWLAAVAGEAIKGWLPRRADSFEKLDKIGQGTYSNVYRARDLDQNKIVALKKVRFDNLEPESVRFMAREIHILRRLDHPNVIKLEGLVTSRMSCSLYLVFEYMEHDLAGLASHPGLNFTEAQVKCYMQQLLRGLDHCHSRGVLHRDIKGSNLLIDNNGILKIADFGLASFYDPAQVQPLTSRVVTLWYRPPELLLGATYYGIAVDLWSTGCILAELYAGKPIMPGRTEVEQLHKIFKLCGSPSEDYWRKSKLPHATIFKPQQPYRRCVAETFKEFPAPALALMETLLAIDPADRGSAASALRSEFFTTKPLPCDPSSLPDYPPSKEFDAKMRDEEARRQGAAGSKGQKPDMERRGQRESRAVPAPDANAELVLSIQKRHGRPNSKSRSEKFNPHPEEVASGFPIDPPRPSQAAESNMDPQGHQHKRASHSGPLSHRAAWAKAGRNPDDAPKIYTGADLSTISSLEAVRRSLLSEDHRERSGLSQPEVPKLMARFPGSFKETLESFAQQDPKHLSQGVAGSLQKEGVRNNSKDPVLLGYGSKAHKIHYSGPLIVPSGNMDQMLKDHDRQIQEAVRRARLDKARVRKVQAESYQISANSLFVSGR; encoded by the exons ATGGGTTGCATGTGTTGTAAACCCTCTGCAATTGAGGATAGCAAGGAGAGCCCAAGAGAGAGACTTTCAAGTAAGCCCTCGTCTGACTTGAGGGTATCAAGGGCTACGTCTTCAAGGAGAGAGGAAGCATATAGAGCGAAAGATCAATATGATAGTAATGATGGTAGGACAATGTTGATTGATAAGCAAGTGAATGGGTCTCTTAGAGTGCATGGGGGTGAGCATGTTGATAGGAAGAGGGACAAGTCAGAGCATGCAGTTCTTCACCACCCAGGTATGGGCAGCATACCGAGAGCCACTGAAGGGGAGCAGGTTGCAGCTGGGTGGCCTTCCTGGCTAGCTGCTGTGGCTGGAGAGGCAATCAAAGGTTGGTTGCCACGGCGTGCGGATTCATTTGAGAAGCTGGACAAG ATTGGCCAGGGAACCTACAGTAATGTTTATAGGGCTCGTGACCTTGATCAAAATAAGATTGTTGCTTTGAAGAAAGTAAGGTTTGATAATCTGGAACCTGAGAGCGTTCGCTTCATGGCCAGGGAAATTCACATCTTGCGCAGACTTGACCATCCTAATGTAATAAAGTTAGAAGGCCTAGTTACATCAAGAATGTCATGCAGCTTGTACCTTGTGTTTGAGTACATGGAGCATGATTTGGCTGGGCTTGCCTCACACCCTGGTCTGAATTTTACAGAAGCCCAG GTGAAATGTTACATGCAACAACTTTTACGAGGACTTGATCACTGTCACAGCCGTGGTGTTCTACACCGTGATATAAAGGGTTCCAACCTATTAATTGACAACAATGGTATCTTGAAAATTGCAGACTTTGGACTAGCAAGTTTTTATGATCCTGCCCAGGTTCAGCCACTGACAAGCCGAGTAGTGACTCTTTGGTACCGTCCTCCGGAGCTTCTACTTGGAGCTACCTACTATGGGATAGCTGTTGATTTATGGAGTACAGGTTGCATACTTGCAGAATTGTATGCTGGCAAGCCTATTATGCCAGGGAGAACTGAG GTGGAGCAGCTGCATAAAATTTTCAAGCTGTGTGGCTCACCTTCTGAAGATTATTGGAGAAAATCAAAGTTGCCTCATGCGACTATCTTTAAGCCTCAGCAGCCTTATAGACGCTGTGTTGCAGAAACATTTAAGGAATTCCCAGCACCAGCTTTAGCACTTATGGAGACCCTGCTCGCCATTGATCCTGCAGATCGTGGATCTGCAGCTTCTGCTCTGAGGAGTGAG TTCTTTACGACCAAGCCGCTTCCTTGTGATCCTTCAAGTTTGCCTGATTATCCTCCTAGCAAAGAGTTTGATGCAAAAATGCGAGATGAAGAAGCTAGAAG ACAAGGAGCAGCAGGAAGCAAGGGCCAGAAACCTGACATGGAAAGAAGAGGGCAAAGAGAATCTCGAGCTGTCCCAGCACCTGATGCCAATGCTGAGCTAGTTTTATCAATACAG AAAAGACATGGTCGTCCAAATTCCAAGAGCCGGAGTGAGAAGTTTAATCCCCATCCTGAGGAAGTTGCTTCTGGCTTTCCAATTGATCCTCCTAGACCATCACAAGCTGCAGAATCAAACATGGATCCTCAGGGTCATCAGCATAAGAGAGCCTCACATTCTGGGCCACTGTCTCACCGTGCTGCATGGGCAAAGGCTGGCAGAAACCCTGATGATGCTCCCAAGATTTACACGGGGGCTGACCTGTCAACAATTTCAAGCTTAGAGGCAGTGCGGAGGAGTTTATTATCTGAAGATCACAGAGAAAGGTCTGGCCTATCACAACCAGAAGTTCCAAAACTAATGGCAAGGTTTCCAGGATCCTTCAAGGAAACCTTGGAATCCTTTGCCCAACAGGATCCAAAGCATCTGTCACAGGGTGTTGCAGGTTCCCTCCAAAAGGAAGGTGTAAGAAATAACAGTAAAGATCCTGTGCTT CTTGGCTATGGGTCGAAGGCTCACAAAATCCACTATTCTGGTCCATTGATAGTTCCATCGGGGAACATGGATCAGATGCTGAAGGATCATGATCGCCAGATCCAAGAAGCTGTTAGACGAGCACGCCTTGACAAGGCAAGGGTTAGAAAAGTCCAGGCTGAAAGCTACCAAATATCAGCCAATTCATTATTTGTTTCAGGTCGATGA